gttgggcaattcaaccatcaaaatcatttaggaaaaggtttgaccctatttccctctaCTCCAAAAATTTGGGGCAAACAACCAGACCACAGAtatcttagtgtttagaaataaacaaaaaATATATTTGTAACCTAGGCGCTGTTCCCCACGCTTTCCCGCCTCGTGGCAAcgtacgggcacatacctagtatgTATATGAAAAAAATTAAAAAAGTGTGTACCAGACCTAGTCTGTTGTGTTGCATCTAAGGCCCAAGCCCAACACGGTGATCTAGCTGGGCTGGCATGAGCCATGTGGAGAACGGACCAACCAAGGCTAAACCATGCTGACCCACGACCTATTTAATAGACCCCACCAATTTAGACATGTATACTCATACATCAGTGATACGCGGCAGGCAGCGACGCAACCAAGACGATGGCATGTGCAAACGAGGCTACTAGGTGTTAGTGAAACAGAGCTATTAGGTCATCGATTGAGATACACGGGTTTTTGATTTGATAAATTTATGATTTGTTAGATTTGATTTGAGATTTTAGTTGTTTGATCGAGGATAGTTTTTCCCGGAATTGTTTTAAGATTAAAAAGAACTTGAAAAGTTCTCCAAATATATACCTCGGCCGTAAGATGACTATATTAAAAGCTAAAGATGGCATGAGCACCACTATCCTTGCTCTAATAACAACCACCTCGGCCGTAAGCACGGCGCGGGCAACGAGGCAGGTGGCCTGCGCGGCCCTTTGCATGCCTTGACTTGAAAGCTGGAACCGTTGGACGTGCTACGTAGCCGCGACGTCCGGAACCATCACTGTTCCAGCTGTTGTCTGACGGATAGACGCCGGCGTCGTACCCTTTACACCTCACTCTCCCGGAGTACAACTGTATGCCACACGCCCACGCCCACGTCCGAGCCTTTATATCAAGGGAAATGCTGCTGGGCTTGCATTGCACCGTACCTCTGGCATCGAGAGAGCTCGCCAGCGTCCAGTTGTCACGCTCGGCTCGATCGGGCTCTGCCAACTGCCATGGCGGCGGCGTCCGGACGGGCTCCGTCTGCTTGCGcgctcctcctcctcttcctcctcctcgttgtgggtgccgccgccgccgccgtcatcGTCGTTGATGCCAACCggggggagcaggagcaggactgGGACTGGGAGCAGCTAAGCGCGGCGTCGCCCTCGCCGTGGAGtcctgcgcctgcccccgcaccGTCCCCCGTGAGCTTCATAGGTAAAACTCCTCCTCCGTCCCGTACGTGGTGGATGCCGTACACGCTTCGATTCTGTGTACATGTGCTGAATGACTAACAACGACACGGCGTCCTGCTCGCTACGAATTAACGGACGTCGTCTACTGCACTGCAGACTGCGGGAGCGCGTGCGGGGCGCGGTGCGCGCTGTCGTCGCGGTGGAACCTGTGCCGGAGGGCGTGCGGGTCCTGCTGCGCCCGCTGCAACTGCGTGCCGCCGGGCACCGCCGGGAACCACGACGTCTGCCCCTGCTACGCCGCCATCACCACCCGCGGCGGCCGCCCCAAGTGCCCTTGACGTACGCATGGGCGAGGGAGGCCGCCGCGCGCGACGCCTCTCCTCTTGTCTTGTGTACCGCGCGCTAGCAGTATACTACCCCATGTAGTCGTTTGTACTCAGCCGTGTACGTACGTGTCTCCGGTGCGCGTACGTACGGTACGTCACACATGATGCGACTGCAACTGCAATGCATGCCTGACCCGACCGTCTTTGCCTGGAATGTGTCGTGTTCTTCGTTTGCTGGTGCTCGTTTACTGGATCATGTGTGGCTGGGATGCGAGACAAATAGATATGGCAATTTTACACGTGGATTCGGATATCCGTTAAATATCTGATCCATCAAGTTCAGGGCACAAAATCTAACCCACGGGTCTCACCTGTATCCAACCTGTAGTTAAATCAAATCAGGCCGGTACGGGTTTTACCTCTCGCTCACAGTTATCCGATGAATATCCGTAATTATTCAATCTAATTTTTTATCACATTACAAATCAGCCCAACATTCCATTAATCTTTCCAACTCCCCTCTCCGGCATGGAGGCGATCGTCATTCTGGCTGCATGCTGCTACGCCCCTGTCGCTGCCGGATTGCTCGTGTGCTGTGTTGCACTTGCAGCAAAGTTTTGCTTGCTGCCGATTACGTGCTCATGAACGCAGCTTCACGTCTTCCTCAGTAAAAAAAGGGCAGCAGGCCAATCATGTTCCGGACTTGGGTAAGGCGGCTGTACACAGCACCACTTGATAATGAAATTTGCATAGTATGTCTGAACTCTGAACCGATGAAGACGCCAGTGAAGTTCTTCTTCGCCTTCTTCAGTGGTTCTACACCGCCTGCGGGCTGCGGCTTCATGTCCTTCCCCACTCTGGGCCAGTGGGCCTCGAGGCCTAGAGGCAGAAGTAAGCCCAGTAGCTTGGTGCATTGGGCTTCAGAGCTCAGTCAGCGTAGCAACTGAAATTGCTGCGGCCTGCACCTGCACGTTCTTCTTCGATTTCTCAACGCACCTGCACGTTCTTCTTCGATTTCTCAACGCCTCCGTCCTCTTGGGAGGAGTAGTGGTCTCGTCGTGGGGCACATCATGTGGCCGCTCTCATCGAGCGCAGAAGGGCGACTGATGGTATGGTACCTCGCCGACCTCAAACCCAGcagcaggagctccagtggcatcgTGAGCTACCGGGTACGTAAGCAGGAGACGGTGGGAAAGATCCAGGTCCAGCCAGGGTTCTTGCAAATCCATCCATCCAATCCGCCGCCTACATCCCGCTGGGCGCTGGCCATGGCCATGGCCATCCCATTCTACCTCGGCCCCTACTTCGTCATCGGCAGCCTAGTGCGCCTGGTGTGGGACCGCCTGGACCCGGGCAGGGTCAAGGCGTTGGTGCCCCCCGTCGCGTCGGGCCTCATCTGCTGCGGCGACGGCATCTGGACGCTGCCGCAGTCGGTGCTGGCGGCCTGGCGCTCGGCCGCTCGCCGGCGTCAAGCCTCCCATCTCCATGAAGTTCCTGTTCCCCAGACCTAGCTAGCTAGCGAGAGAGCTGAATCCTGATGGAGCAGGAGACTGAAGAGCTAGCTGCCTGCTGCTGAtctgacaccaccaccaccaaccaACACGCTGGCACACTGCTGCTGTGCTGCCATCTAGTGGGACCGCCCGGGGCTCGTGTCTTGTTGCTGCCTTGCTTTAGAATCAGATGCTTTTCAATGTGTCACACACTGCTGCCGCATAAATAGCTGGTGCTTGCTACTAGTTGGAAGGAAGGAAGGGAAGCGAAAGGCAGCAGTAAATTAAAAGTAGCATAGCAGCGAGTACGAGCAGTGCTGAATTTGGGGGCGGTGAAGTGAAGGAGCAAGCAGCAGCTAGTAGATAGCCAGCTCTGACTGAGCTTCTGAACTGAGAAGTACATACCCTTCCCCCTTCCTCTTTCTTCTGTAGCCTGTACCTCAAGTATATAGAACTGATGAATTCAGTGCTTGCATTGCATTGCAATGCATTGCATGCATGGCTGTAGATGCCTGACACGATTGCAACTCATCAATCAACTCTACACTAGTAGAGTAGCTAGGAGCAGGGCTGCAGGAGCATTGTAGCTAGGCTTCGCGGGCACACAGCGAGGATAGGAATATCTCGCATGCCCCGTGGGAGATCTGGTCGGTCCCCCGTCATCTGCTCTGCATCTGCAGCCGCCCGCCCCCCTCCGATCCGGCGCGCCGGGGCAGGAAGGCTCTGGATCTGCACAGCCCAGTGTCAGTGTGGGTCAACCGGCCGGCCACTGCCCAGTGGCGGTCCTAACATTTTAGGAGCCCGGGACAAGGTTTCAAATATAGGTCCTTCaaattactccctccgtttctttttatttgtcgctggatagtgcaattttacactatccagcgacaaataaaaagaaacggagggagtatttttTAATATATAAATGTTACTAATTATACACTCAAAATACATCTAAAAATATTTATATCaaataataagtaaataaaaaaatatatacaTATTTGGATATTCATTATTTTGTTGATGGGCTATTAGATCACATGACTAGAATTGGGCCCTATAAATTCGGGGGGCCAGGGCGACCGCCACTCCGCCCCGCCCTCAGGGCCACCACTGCCACTGCCAGGGCCCAGGGCCAGGCCTCTCCCTCCGCCCATCATTGCGGATCATGTGATCCGTGTAAAAAAAAACTCGCTCGCCTGGCTCATCTTGCTCCCACCTGCACAGCACACTGGCATCGCTGGACCGCAGTGCAGTGTCAGTGTGCAGCGCGCTGGCAGCACAGCAGGTGACAATCTCCATCCATGGAGGTGGAGCTCCCATCCACGGGGAACAGGGGAGGTAGGAGTAAACGGTAGCAGCGAGCTGTTACTGCAAGAACAGGCAATGAAAATGCACTCGGCTGCCCTCGGGAATCCCGCGAAATCCCCCTCGCGTTCAGAGCCTCGTCGGGTGGGGTTGTTGCGGACCTGCAGAGCGCAGGAGCAGCCGCCGTGCGGGGTACTGTAGATGGCAGCGCCAGCGCGGGGCAGACGGGCGTGATTTTCACCACGGTTTGCTGGAGAATGCATGGATGGAATCGCTGTCTGCCTGTCTGTCCCTCACGTACGGAGCGGAGCACTCGCTTTGTCCTATAATAAAAAAAATAACTGTACGGCTTGCGGTTATTTTCTTTTTTTAAAAATCAACTAAAAATATATAAAAACACTACTAATATTTTTTGGTCTCCAATGAATTCACCATAAAATTATAATATATGGTTAATATAATAATATGCATTATATATTATATAAATTTGATAAAACCTTTAGGACTGAGCGATTGTTGCCATGCCATTATGCCAACCAAACCAAGAGCCTTTTGCTGCTTTCCTGTCCCTCGCCCTCGTGTGCCACCAGATCTCTTTTCGCCCCTCCCCCCACCACACACTCACATCCCGACCCCACCCACACCagcagccgagccgagccgagacgAGGGCGCCAATTTGCCAAAGCACTCACACCTCCCTGACTTGGGCCTGCAAGGTGCTGCTGCATGGCATTGGCGTGCCTGCGTGCTGCAGCGGTGTAACTGATCTGCACAGCAAACACCACCACTCCCAAACCGAAACCGAGCTGCGGCTCACGCTGAATTTCCCAGGTACTGGAATTTCAAGCATACACGGAGCTGGGAGCTGCTACTGACTACTACAGTAAGGCTTGGCAGAGAGCATTCCTGTTCATTTAATTTCATCAGGAAATAAAGAAGAAGGGAAAACATGGAAGCTTGGCCTCCGGTCGTGTTCCTCTGAATATGGACAGGCAGCAGCCCTGGGAACCATGGCAATTGCACAGCCAGGTTCAGGCTACGGCGAGCAGCGCAAGCGCAGATGGATTTCGAACATGGCAATTGCACGGCGCAGGTGCTGAactgcgccccccccccccccccccccccccccccccccccccccgcggacACGGATCGTGTCTCTGCGAACCGTCAGCACGTTTTCTTCATGTATGGATGGATCCTCACTGGAGCTGCTGTGCAactgcaggagagagggaaagcaTGAAGACGTTTCAGCGAAGCAGCACGACAAGCCTGACGATCTGCTTCAGGACGAAGCAACACGAAATCTGAAAGCTTCCCTGGCACGAGGAATTCCCTCGAGTCCATCCAGTGGCTCCTGACTGCATCTTCATAGCGGCGGCGCCGAGGAAATCGTGGCTAGAATGAGAATTGGTTCGCGCGAGATTTAGTTAGCCGGAACAAAGAATTCTCAAATCTGGCTCGCCGATCGAAACAACCAGAGCAAATGCATTCGTCGAAACTGTGCAAGATCCAGGGAAGGAAGGAACACATCCTAGGAGCCAAGAAACCCGCAGCGAAACAAAGAAAAGAAGGCGGAACTCGCATCCGAGGAGCCAAGCAACCCGCACCGAGAAATTCACAAGGCCGGAACCACCCCCCCTAGCTACCTGAATTCAACCCACAGAAAACCATCTGAGCCACAATTCGCCTCCGCACACGCGAGGGAATTCAGGCACCCGATGCGGCAAGAGCGAACTCGTTGTCAGCGAATTGAATTCCCCGAGAATTACACCCGGGCGACCCATACGGAGCCGAAATTCAGAGCGGGAGGACCTAAATTCCCCTCAACCGGCTGAATTCTCGGCGATGCTGGCACAAGAGGGGAGGCTGCATGGTTTCCATGGGCTTTCTTGAACCATCAACAGGTAGAGCCGGCCGAGAGCGAGGCTGCGGGGAAGCTCCGCAGCTCAATTCACGGCCGGTGCATGGGGGAAGAGAATTGCTAGCTGGGAGGAGCCAAGCATTCCATCCGACATACCACCACCACCCACGAGTTCACAGTTCAAGAAAGCCTGTGGAAAGCATGCCCGCGCACCTTTCTCCACACGTCCCACACCCCGTTCCTCCGGCGAGGGACACGCGCCGACCACAATTCTACGCCGCCCACGGAGAGGGAGGGGGACTGGAACTGTGGtgtggagagagaggagggaggtggttgagagagagagatagagagagggttgCTTTGGAGTGAGAGCAACGGCCCACAGAGGCCGGGGGATATAAATAGCTGCGGCAAGTAACCAACCAACCGGGCTGGCGGTGGCGGGTGGCGTGGTAGCGGCACCGGCAGGCGGCAGGCAGCGGCCAGAGCGCAGAGGCACGGGCCGGTACCCAGCCGTAGCCCCGTAGCCGAGTACTCTCGGTCCTCTCCTCTGACCTCCCTCTGTCTGGCTCTCTGCCCATGGATGGGCGAGGCTCATGGCGGACGAAGGCAGCCAGGCTGCCAGTGCCAGGCCCCTCCTTTTCCGTGCGCCTGCCGGCACCCGCGCGCTCGCCATTGATTCGGCCTCGTTTGCGCTAGCTAGGACTCTAGGAGTAGTTCCCTTTCCTCCCTTTCTTTCTTGTGCTGCTTTTTTTTATCCTCGTAAAAAAAATGAAACCGTAGAGGTAGAGGACAGAGACGAAGCAACTGCAGTGCCGGCCGGGCCAGCGCTGCGTGGATCTATCCACCGATCGCATCACATACATACTACAGCACCGCTTGCTtgtcctgcctgcctgcctcagcCGCTGCGGCTGCTGCTGCGCCCTATCCCGGATTAAAAACCATCCCGGCCGGTCCAGCTCTATCGCCGCCCCGATCCCGCCGCTGCAGCGCTAGCCTCCTGCTCTACCTAGCGTTACCCGACTAGCGAGATCggcctagctagctagctgcgCTGGCTGGCTGCCTCCTGCCTGTTCGCCATGAAACGGATCCATCGTCGTGAATTCGGGGACGATGATGAATGCCGGATGGGGTTCAGGGCCGAGGCCGGCCGTACGTATTCGAGCTCGCTCGCAGCCTGAACTGAATGTTGAGCGAACACAGTTTTTGCCAGCAGCCAAGCCACCAAGGAGATTAGGAGAAAGAAATACCTGCCACTAGCTTGCGAGCTCGCAGGAGAAGACGACGAACGGCAACGGAACAGATCGGCCAGGCCACCAACCCCGGGCCATGCCTGACACCGGAGCAGGCGATCGAGATCGGGCacgggcggcagcagcaggcaggaaggcACACATGCTCCTTCCATTCTTCCAAAAgcgattttttttttaaaaaaagagagCTTTGTTCGCTCGCTCCAGCCGTCCAAGATGTTAAAAAAACAAGCTTTCCTCGGTGTCCATGTGCCGCCCGGCCGGCTCCGGTGGGTATCGGACAAGGCGGTCCGAGATTTTCTAGCCCGTGTCGAGTGCCTCCTGCCCTGCCTTTCTTCGTCATGGCCATGTGTTTGCTTCATACAGTATACGATATATACTATAAACCTCTTCATCTTTCCTGAAACACAAGCGTCTGCTACGCATCTCCAGAGAATGGGATGACCGACCGGCAGGACAGCAATGTAACGCACCCACTGGGCCAGTCCGCCTAAAGCCCACCATCGCCAGCGTCGGACGTTCATGCGCTCGTGCGCAGCCTATTCAGACGGGCACCTCGCTCTCAAAACCTAGGctgagagaggagggaggcccgCCCTTATAAGTGCAACACGGCCCCCTTGGCTAGGCGAGGTGGTACTAACCCAGGGCGTGCATACCGGTCCCTTACATCCCACCCCCCTAAGAGGCCCAAAGCTCTCCCAGGCAGCAGCGGCAAtgtaggctccgataccaattgtaacGCACCCACTGGGCCAGTCCGCCCAAAGCCCACCATCGCCAGCGTCATACGTTCATGCGCTCGTGCGCAGCCTATTCAGACGGGCACCTCGCTCTCAAAACCTAGGCTGAGAGAGGAGGGAGGCTCGCCCTTATAAGTGCAACACGGCCCCCTTAGCTAGGCGAGGTGGTACTAACCCAGGGCGTGCATACCGGTCCCTTACATCCCACCCCCCTAAGAGGCCCAAAGCTCTCCCAGGCAGCAGCGGCAAtgtaggctccgataccaattgtaacGCACCCACTGGGCCAGTCCGCCCAAAGCCCACCATCGCCAGCGTCGGACGTTCATGCGCTCGTGTGCAGCCTATTTAGGCGGGCACCTCGCTCTCAAAACCTAGGctgagagaggagggaggcccgCCCTTATAAGTGCAACACGGCCCCCTTGGCTAGGCGAGGTGGTACTAACCCAGGGCGTGCATATCGGTCTCTCACATCCCACCCCCCTAAGAGGCCCAAAGCTCTCCCAGGCAGCAGCGGCAGtgtgggctccgataccaattgtaacGCACCCACTGGGCCAGTCCGCCTAAAGCCCACCATCGCCAGCGTCATACGTTCATGCGCTCGTGCGCAGCCTATTCAGACGGGCACCTCGCTCTCAAAACCTAGGctgagagaggagggaggcccgCCCTTATAAGTGCAACACGGCCCCCTTGGCTAGGCGAGGTGGTACTAACCTAGGGCGTGCATACCGGTCCCTTACAAGCAATAACCCTGCGTCTGTGTTGATGCAATGCAAGGCAAGGCTGGCAGCGCTGAATCTAAAGAAGGTCTGGACTCTGGACCACACCCCTACTGTTGCCAGAGAACTATGCATGGGCCGGAGCCGGACATTGACTGTTCTGTTCTGTTCTCTGCTCTGCTCTGTGTGTTCACTTCTCTTGTACTACCGACCGTACACCGTGAATCTGCCATTGCCATGACCATGAGGTCCGGCTCCGGCGGGCGGTGCCTTCCCCATGGCCATCACCCGGCAGTGGGCTGGGCGTCGCTGTCATGACGCCGCCACCCATTCCCGTGCATGCGATGCGACATCCACCATATGACGACAGATTGATTGAGCCACAAAGCCTGCCTTTGCTCTCCTGCAAAGGATATAATTGTCGACCAAATCCACTTTCACGGTCGGCCTCTAATCCATCGAATGATGAGCGGTCCCGCAGCTtttctatatatatatttttagaaAATTACCAAGTTATATACACACGTAACTTTTGTATATATAATATTTTACAGAGCAGCACTTATTAGCATAGTCTTTTATTATAACTTTTCTTGATACAAGTTTTATGTAGTTTTATAGATAACTGGGTACGAAAATAAAATCGAATGAACGTTTGCCATTTAGTTGAGTGGGTTTGTCGTCGTATTCGTCGTTGAAAAGGGCTACCCAAATTCGGCTCTTTGACGAGTGCTAAAtaatttgtcgagtgtttttttcggacactcgataaagaaactctttgtcgagtactaagtaaaaaaacactcggtaaaaataaaacactcggcaaagaaaccctTTGCCGAGtttttttatttttgacactccgcAAACAGTTTGTTTGACAAGTGTTTTttttacactcgacaaagagcttcttaaaagtagcctagagggggtgaataggctaacctAAAATTTTTCACTATAAACTtcgaaatattgttaaatctacAGTTTAACTGGTGCATGCCAGTTCAACTGCTACACAGGCAAGTTGAACTACTTTGAATCAGTCCAACTATTAGGGTAACTCTAGACTATGAACTAAGCGAAAAATATATTGTGAATCCCTTGTAGAGGACAATGCAACTAATAGGCAAAGTGAGTATGATGAAGATATGAGAGCTATTTCACCATAAGATCCGCACGGCGAGAAAACATATATGTCTATCTTGCCAAATAAGATCTCAATCACagagcaatcaagaacacaagacacaagatttatctcaAGGTTCGATCACACCACAAGTTGTTTGACTAGAAAACCCGacccaaaccggttgaaccgctctAGGGGGCAGTTCAACCGCCCCTGACAGGTCAGGCAGACAATCTACTAGTCTGACTAGCAGACTATCGCGCAGTCTGGTCAAGTTGACCTagaccggttgaactgccccTGACATCTATGTCGACTTGTCTACCAGTCTGACTGGTAGACTGTTTGTAAGAGATCAGAGGGGTCAGGGaccagttgaaccgcccctgaggaccagttcaactggtcttgaccagagaaTTCAGGAGAGAAAACCTCAGTTCAActggcccggaggcaagttcaactggtgtatgatcaaagaggttcacagttgaagttgaagttcaactcgagttgagaaagctcaactgtagttgaagaagttcaactcagctgaagaagcTTAACTCAGTTGAAGTTTAACTCAGTTGAAAAAGTTCAACTGCATCTGAAGAAGTTCAATTGCTTTTCAATAAGAACACTCtcagtttctcaaacctaaccacgttcagacttagagcattcaaaagatttggttttcaaaaatagctattgaatttggagcttgagctatagcaaacaccattACCTGTGCGAAAACTACTAAGGAAAAAATAGATCCTGCGACTCAAGATATACATAAAATTTTATACGTCCACCACATGGAGTCTTTTCAAGGGAACCACATATGTGTTTCTTTTGTTCTTGGAACTTCCTTTTTGATTTCTCACCAGTGGTTGTGACTCCTTTAGTTCCTGCACATTCTAAGCATACACTATGAGCGAActtgttagtacccttatttgttttgtcattaaatcacaaaAAATCTCACTTagagttgattgcacttacacttCTTTGTCGAGCGATTTATTTTGGACACTAGGCAAAGAACTTCTTTTCCGAGTGTTTTTTTCAACACAagtcaaagacaatttaaaaatcacattttaaagcagtaaattaattcaaataaaaaagttctcAACTACAaattttgtataactcatcaagacgtacaatttatattttgatcaTTTCCTCGTATGACAGAATAAAAGTAAatgtgttcataaaacctatatctctctcgtagtttatgaaactcgaAGAGAGATGTACAAGATTTGTGAATAATGTTAGAAatatcatgtgagatgaacaaatgaataaataacaaccaaaataaactttatagatcttgagaagttacagAATTTTGTAGTGTCAacttttttcatttgaagtcatcttgtgaacgaaaactacgtcttaattttttaaaaaattgaattttgaaaacgacctcgAATGGAAAAACCATCAAcagaaaagttgtaggtcttgaaatattataaaactttgtagttgacaatgttttggtttgaaatcatcttgtcatgcaaaactatgtttgaattttaaaatttgaatttttcaaactacctcATATGGAAAAAAAtataccaaaataaaagttataggtcttgaaatgtaatgaaactttgtaattgataaTTTTTAATtgtgaaattcaaattttgtaaccgGCCTTAAATGTAAAAATGATAAGGCGATGGGTATGGAACGGGTAGTGGTTGCAGAGTTGTTCCCATAATTTTAAAAATACTTTGTTGCTTTTTGGGGGTTTATTTGCGAttagttcgaatctcaccattcacaaaacatgtaaatttgattcaaaataatggtGAAAATGATATGACGATAGGTATGGAatgagtagtgggtgcggagttg
This portion of the Zea mays cultivar B73 chromosome 2, Zm-B73-REFERENCE-NAM-5.0, whole genome shotgun sequence genome encodes:
- the LOC103645767 gene encoding uncharacterized protein isoform X1; translated protein: MEGACVPSCLLLPPVPDLDRLLRCQAWPGVGGLADLFRCRSSSSPASSQASGRTKRVLRSVREGQTGRQRFHPCILQQTVVKITPVCPALALPSTVPRTAAAPALCRSATTPPDEALNARGISRDSRGQPSAFSLPVLAVTARCYRLLLPPLFPVDGSSTSMDGDCHLLCCQRAAH
- the LOC100286242 gene encoding uncharacterized protein LOC100286242 precursor, translating into MAAASGRAPSACALLLLFLLLVVGAAAAAVIVVDANRGEQEQDWDWEQLSAASPSPWSPAPAPAPSPVSFIDCGSACGARCALSSRWNLCRRACGSCCARCNCVPPGTAGNHDVCPCYAAITTRGGRPKCP
- the LOC103645767 gene encoding uncharacterized protein isoform X2, which gives rise to MEGACVPSCLLLPPVPDLDRLLRCQAWPGVGGLADLFRCRSSSSPASSQASGSYFFYYRTKRVLRSVREGQTGRQRFHPCILQQTVVKITPVCPALALPSTVPRTAAAPALCRSATTPPDEALNARGISRDSRGQPSAFSLPVLAVTARCYRLLLPPLFPVDGSSTSMDGDCHLLCCQRAAH